In Anaerolineae bacterium, a single window of DNA contains:
- a CDS encoding CPBP family intramembrane metalloprotease → MKTKTWWALWLVWSILGAGLLVMVVRDKGVPPAPLSWAALLLGMAPLIGAQLALGSPRAATVVRDWLQQSPRAWLVAAGGLSALYLASNILTPGFDPYAATIFIVGLVAALGTLRQIQKGQSGLTWADALVWLWLWIPFDLRWNYDLWHGPKGFAYNWWAVMLTVVAVLGWYGLRELPAFGYRLTPRWRDLGIAVVATVVFAAIVIPLGLAVRFLTFPPTQLLALLAHFVGLFLTVALPEEMFFRGILLHGLDQMSTRRGWTLFLSALAFGLMHWNNAGDLGTKVVYVALATLAGVFYGWAYRRSGNNLLAPVLTHTFVDLIWRVLFQ, encoded by the coding sequence ATGAAAACCAAAACCTGGTGGGCGCTTTGGCTCGTATGGAGCATCCTCGGCGCGGGGCTGCTGGTGATGGTGGTGCGCGACAAGGGCGTGCCCCCGGCTCCACTGTCGTGGGCCGCGCTGTTGTTGGGGATGGCGCCGCTCATCGGCGCGCAGTTGGCCCTGGGCTCACCGAGGGCGGCGACCGTGGTGCGGGATTGGCTGCAACAAAGCCCCCGCGCCTGGCTGGTGGCGGCTGGGGGGCTGAGCGCCCTCTATCTCGCCTCCAACATCCTCACGCCCGGTTTCGACCCTTACGCGGCCACAATTTTCATCGTGGGCCTGGTCGCGGCGTTGGGCACGCTGCGCCAAATCCAAAAGGGGCAGTCCGGCCTGACCTGGGCCGATGCGCTTGTCTGGCTCTGGCTCTGGATCCCCTTTGACCTACGCTGGAACTACGATTTGTGGCACGGCCCCAAGGGGTTTGCCTACAACTGGTGGGCGGTCATGCTGACCGTGGTGGCGGTCTTGGGTTGGTATGGGCTACGGGAACTGCCGGCGTTCGGCTACCGCCTCACGCCCCGTTGGCGGGATTTAGGCATCGCCGTGGTGGCGACGGTGGTCTTTGCGGCCATCGTCATCCCCTTGGGGCTGGCGGTTCGTTTCCTCACCTTCCCGCCCACGCAGCTCCTGGCGCTGCTGGCCCATTTTGTGGGGCTGTTCCTCACGGTGGCCCTGCCTGAGGAGATGTTCTTTCGCGGCATCCTGCTCCACGGCCTGGATCAGATGAGCACCCGCCGGGGGTGGACGCTGTTTCTCTCGGCGCTGGCCTTTGGCCTCATGCATTGGAACAATGCCGGCGATTTGGGGACTAAAGTGGTCTATGTGGCTCTGGCCACCCTGGCAGGAGTGTTCTACGGCTGGGCTTATCGCAGGAGCGGCAACAACCTGCTCGCCCCCGTGCTGACGCACACCTTTGTCGACCTCATCTGGCGCGTCTTGTTTCAGTAA